A stretch of Tripterygium wilfordii isolate XIE 37 chromosome 11, ASM1340144v1, whole genome shotgun sequence DNA encodes these proteins:
- the LOC120009873 gene encoding patatin-like protein 2, whose translation MRCTRGQRNYLPSATHTYLSKSKATPPTLNTMKCQQTPLLPPTDGKTITILSIDGGGIRGIIPAVILAFLEDELQKLDGEDARLADYFDVISGTSTGGLVTAMLTTPDPVKKNRPLFAAKEIKKFYLDNSAKIFPQTGVPFGWVGKLFKALRGPKYNGEELHKILKEKLGETKLSQTLTNIVIPTFDIKRLQPTIFSSYKVKNNKKPLKDALLSDICIATSAAPTYLPAHWFKTEDSDAGEREFNLVDGGVAANNPTLVAINEVIEDITNGDDAELRHIDYSRFLVLSLGTGKAKEGGKHDAKEAAGWGVFSWLTAGNSTPLINFFTESSSDLVDYHLYTLFQANKQKNKHYFRIQDYSLERDEASVDISTKKNLEALVQIGEKLLKKRVSKENLETGVSEPDTQDTNEDALKMFAKVLSREKKLRTTRST comes from the exons ATGAGATGCACTAGAGGCCAGAGAAACTACTTACCATCAGCAACGCATACATATTTATCGAAGTCAAAGGCAACTCCTCCAACCCTCAATACAATGAAATGCCAACAAACACCTCTACTACCTCCAACTGATGGGAAGACAATCACTATCCTCAGCATTGATGGAGGTGGAATTAGAGGAATCATACCTGCAGTCATCCTAGCCTTCTTAGAGGATGAGCttcag aAACTGGACGGTGAGGATGCAAGACTTGCAGACTATTTTGATGTGATATCTGGAACAAGTACTGGTGGTCTAGTGACTGCTATGCTAACTACCCCTGACCCCGTCAAAAAAAACCGCCCTTTGTTTGCTGCTAAGGAAATCAAGAAATTCTATCTTGATAATTCTGCTAAAATCTTCCCCCAAACCGG TGTACCTTTTGGTTGGGTTGGAAAACTGTTTAAAGCTTTAAGAGGTCCCAAATACAACGGAGAAGAACTGCACAAGATTCTCAAGGAAAAATTGGGAGAGACAAAATTGAGCCAGACCTTGACAAATATTGTAATCCCAACTTTTGACATCAAGAGACTTCAACCAACCATCTTCTCTAGCTATAAG GTGAAGAACAACAAAAAGCCATTGAAAGATGCTCTACTCTCTGATATATGCATTGCAACTTCAGCTGCTCCAACTTATCTTCCCGCACATTGGTTTAAAACCGAAGACTCCGATGCAGGGGAGAGGGAATTCAATCTTGTTGACGGTGGTGTTGCTGCTAACAACCcg ACTTTGGTGGCTATCAATGAAGTAATAGAAGATATCACAAATGGCGATGATGCTGAGTTGCGCCACATAGATTACAGTAGGTTCCTGGTTTTATCATTAGGAACTGGTAAAGCCAAAGAAGGAGGCAAGCATGACGCCAAAGAAGCAGCTGGTTGGGGTGTCTTCAGTTGGTTGACTGCTGGCAATTCAACTCCTTTGATAAACTTTTTCACTGAATCCAGTAGCGACCTCGTTGACTACCACCTTTACACTCTTTTCCAAGCCAATAAACAGAAAAACAAGCATTATTTTCGCATTCAG GATTACTCTTTAGAAAGAGATGAGGCTTCTGTGGACATTTCAACAAAGAAGAACTTAGAGGCACTTGTACAGATTGGTGAGAAATTGTTAAAGAAACGAGTGTCTAAGGAAAATCTCGAGACTGGTGTCTCTGAACCTGATACTCAAGATACAAACGAAGATGCTCTTAAGAT GTTTGCAAAAGTACTCTCAAGGGAGAAGAAGCTTCGTACGACAAGGTCAACATAA
- the LOC120008438 gene encoding patatin-like protein 2 isoform X1 codes for MATPLTLKTGDINAQAVEIIKSPLQAPTYGDIITVLSIDGGGIRGIIPGVILAFLESELQRLDGEDARLADYFDVISGTSTGGLVTAMLTAPNENNRPLFAAKDIKDFYLDHCPKIFPQDGVPFGSAGKLVKSLSGPKYDGKYLHKLVKEKLGDIKLHQTLTNVVIPTFDIKRLQPTIFSSYMVKNNSNPLKDACLSDICIATSAAPTYLPSYYFKTQDSNGGEREYNLVDGGVAANNPALVAISEVTKEITRGNTDLSHIKPVDYGRFLVISLGTGGAKNEEKYDAEEAAGWGVLSWLTADNSTPLINIFSEASSDLVDYHISTIFQALHHHENYLRIQDDTLKGDESSVDVATDKNLEALVQVGEKLLKKPVSRVNLETGISEPATQVTNEEALKKLAKLLSREKQLREIRSPKVNAARSK; via the exons ATGGCAACTCCTCTAACCCTCAAAACTGGAGACATCAATGCTCAGGCAGTTGAG ATCATTAAATCACCCCTTCAGGCTCCAACTTATGGAGACATCATCACTGTCCTCAGCATTGATGGAGGTGGAATTAGAGGAATCATACCAGGAGTCATCCTAGCCTTCTTGGAGTCTGAGCTTCAG AGACTGGATGGTGAGGATGCAAGACTTGCAGACTATTTTGACGTGATATCTGGAACAAGTACCGGTGGCCTTGTGACAGCGATGCTAACGGCCCCCAATGAGAATAATCGCCCTTTGTTTGCTGCTAAGGATATCAAGGATTTCTATCTTGATCACTGCCCCAAAATCTTCCCCCAAGATGG TGTACCGTTTGGTTCTGCTGGAAAACTGGTCAAATCTCTGTCAGGACCGAAATACGACGGCAAGTATCTGCACAAGCTTGTCAAGGAAAAATTAGGAGAtataaaattgcaccaaaccttGACAAATGTTGTTATTCCGACTTTTGACATCAAGAGACTGCAACCAACCATCTTCTCCAGCTACATG GTGAAGAACAACTCCAACCCATTGAAGGACGCTTGTCTCTCGGACATATGCATCGCAACTTCAGCTGCTCCAACTTATCTTCCCTCGTATTATTTCAAAACCCAGGACTCCAATGGAGGGGAGAGGGAATACAATCTTGTTGATGGTGGTGTCGCTGCTAACAATCCG GCTTTGGTTGCGATCAGTGAAGTAACAAAGGAAATCACAAGAGGCAATACTGACTTGAGCCACATAAAGCCAGTAGATTATGGTAGGTTCCTGGTTATATCATTAGGAACTGGTGGAGCCAAGAATGAAGAGAAGTATGATGCAGAAGAAGCAGCTGGTTGGGGTGTCTTAAGTTGGTTGACTGCTGATAATTCAACTCCTTTAATCAATATTTTCAGTGAAGCCAGTAGCGATCTCGTTGACTACCACATTTCGACCATTTTCCAAGCCCTTCACCACCATGAAAATTATCTTCGCATTCAG GATGATACTTTAAAAGGAGATGAGTCTTCAGTGGACGTTGCAACAGATAAGAACTTGGAGGCACTTGTACAAGTTGGTGAGAAATTGTTGAAGAAACCAGTGTCTAGGGTTAATCTTGAGACTGGTATCTCTGAACCTGCAACTCAGGTTACAAACGAAGAGGCTCTTAAGAA GTTGGCAAAATTACTCTCAAGAGAGAAGCAGCTTCGTGAGATAAGGTCACCCAAAGTCAACGCTGCTAGATCCAAGTGA
- the LOC120009871 gene encoding patatin-like protein 2, producing the protein MATPTLKTRECQQTPLQPPTYGEIITILSIDGGGIRGIIPAVILAFLEDELQTLDNNKDARLVDYFDVISGTSTGGLVTAMLTTPDPEKNNRPLFAAKDIKKFYLDNSPKIFPQTGVPFGCIGKMFKALTGPRYDGEELHKILKEKLGETKLSQTLTNVVIPTFDIKRLQPTIFSSYMVKNNANPLKDALLSDICIATSAAPTYLPPHQFKTNDSNGGEREFNLIDGGVVANNPTLMAISEVIKEMTKGDNAELHHIDYSRFLVLSLGTGEAKDEDKYDAKEAAGWGVFSWLTAGNSTPLINFFTESSSDLVDYHLDTLFQAINQKKSYFRIQDYSLEKEEASVDIATKKNLEALVQVGEELLKKPMSRVNLEIGVSELATQVTYEETLKKFAKELSRLRKTRATKVQVTGSKD; encoded by the exons ATGGCAACTCCAACCCTCAAAACAAGGGAATGCCAACAAACACCTCTACAACCTCCAACTTATGGGGAGATAATCACTATCCTCAGCATTGATGGAGGTGGAATTAGAGGAATCATACCTGCAGTCATCCTAGCCTTCTTGGAGGATGAGCttcag aCACTGGACAATAATAAGGATGCAAGATTGGTAGACTATTTTGATGTGATATCTGGAACAAGTACTGGTGGTCTCGTGACTGCTATGCTAACTACCCCTGATCCTGAGAAGAATAACCGCCCTTTGTTTGCTGCTAAGGATATCAAGAAATTCTATCTTGATAATTCACCTAAAATCTTCCCCCAAACCGG TGTACCTTTTGGTTGTATTGGAAAAATGTTTAAAGCTTTAACAGGTCCCAGATACGACGGAGAAGAACTGCACAAGATTCTCAAGGAAAAATTGGGAGAGACAAAATTGAGCCAGACCTTGACAAATGTTGTAATCCCAACTTTTGACATCAAGAGACTTCAACCAACCATCTTCTCTAGCTATATG GTGAAGAACAACGCAAACCCATTGAAAGATGCTCTACTCTCTGATATATGCATTGCAACTTCGGCTGCTCCAACTTATCTTCCCCCGCATCAATTTAAAACCAACGACTCCAATGGAGGGGAGAGGGAATTCAATCTTATCGACGGTGGTGTTGTTGCTAACAAcccg ACTTTGATGGCTATCagtgaagtaataaaagaaaTGACAAAAGGCGATAATGCCGAGTTGCACCACATAGATTACAGTAGGTTCCTGGTTTTATCATTAGGAACTGGTGAAGCCAAAGATGAAGACAAATATGACGCCAAAGAAGCAGCTGGTTGGGGTGTCTTCAGTTGGTTGACTGCTGGCAATTCAACTCCTTTGATCAACTTCTTCACTGAATCCAGTAGCGACCTTGTTGACTACCACCTTGACACTCTTTTCCAAGCCATTAACcagaaaaaaagttattttcGCATTCAG GATTACTCTTTGGAAAAAGAAGAGGCTTCTGTGGACATTGCAACGAAGAAGAACTTGGAGGCACTTGTACAAGTTGGGGAGGAATTGTTGAAGAAACCAATGTCTAGGGTTAATCTTGAGATTGGTGTCTCTGAACTTGCTACTCAGGTTACATACGAAGAGACTCTTAAGAA gtTTGCAAAAGAACTCTCGAGGCTTCGTAAGACAAGGGCAACAAAAGTGCAAGTAACCGGATCCAAGGACTGA
- the LOC120009831 gene encoding patatin-like protein 2, which produces MASHGDIITILSIDGGGIKGIIPGIVLAFLESEIQKLDGEDARLADYFDVITGTSTGGLVTAMLTAPNEKNRPMFAAKDIKDFYLENCPKIFPQDGGFFGNSARTVKSLTGPKYDGKYLHEIIKEKLGDVKLHQTLTNVVIPAFDIKILQPAIFSTFQVKNDAYPLKDALLSDICIATSAAPTYLPAYYFKTQDSNGGEKEYNLVDGGVAANNPTLIAISEITKEITKGNAQLKHVAATDYGQFLVVSLGTGTARNEEKYNAQEAAHWGIISWLTAYDSSPLIEIFGESSSDLVDYHVSTIFQAKHNKEGYLRIQEDDLKGDTTQMDLATKENLNNLVKIGEKLLKKTVTRVNIETGEQEPVGQITNEEALKMVAKLLSREKQLRDIRKPTATVANSK; this is translated from the exons ATGGCATCTCACGGAGACATAATCACCATCCTTAGCATTGATGGAGGTGGAATCAAAGGAATCATACCAGGAATCGTCCTTGCCTTCTTGGAGTCTGAGATtcag aAATTGGATGGGGAGGATGCAAGACTTGCAGACTATTTTGATGTGATAACTGGAACAAGTACTGGTGGACTTGTGACTGCTATGCTAACTGCCCCTAATGAGAAAAACCGACCTATGTTTGCTGCAAAGGATATCAAGGATTTCTATCTTGAAAACTGCCCTAAAATCTTCCCCCAAGACGG TGGATTCTTTGGCAATTCAGCAAGAACTGTCAAATCTCTAACGGGCCCGAAATATGATGGCAAATATCTACACGAGATTATCAAGGAAAAATTAGGAGACGTTAAATTACACCAGACCTTGACAAATGTTGTTATTCCGGCTTTTGACATCAAGATTTTGCAGCCAGCCATCTTCTCTACCTTCCAG GTGAAAAACGACGCGTACCCATTGAAAGATGCTCTTCTATCAGATATATGCATCGCAACCTCAGCTGCTCCCACTTATCTTCCCGCGTATTATTTCAAAACCCAAGACTCCAACGGAGGGGAGAAGGAATACAATCTTGTTGATGGTGGTGTTGCTGCTAACAATCCG ACTTTGATTGCTATTAGTGAAATAACAAAGGAAATAACAAAGGGAAATGCTCAATTGAAGCACGTAGCAGCAACCGATTATGGTCAATTCCTAGTGGTATCATTAGGAACTGGAACAGCAAGGAATGAAGAGAAGTACAATGCCCAAGAGGCAGCTCATTGGGGCATAATAAGTTGGTTGACTGCTTACGATTCAAGTCCTTTGATCGAAATTTTTGGTGAATCTAGCAGCGACCTCGTTGACTATCACGTTTCCACCATATTCCAAGCCAAACACAACAAAGAAGGTTATCTTCGCATTCAG GAGGATGATTTAAAAGGAGATACGACTCAGATGgaccttgcaaccaaagaaaACTTGAATAATCTTGTAAAGATTGGTGAAAAGCTGTTGAAGAAAACAGTGACAAGGGTCAATATTGAGACTGGTGAACAAGAACCTGTTGGTCAGATTACTAATGAAGAGGCTCTCAAAAT GGTGGCAAAGTTGCTGTCAAGGGAGAAGCAACTTCGTGACATAAGGAAGCCGACTGCCACAGTCGCAAATTCCAAGTGA
- the LOC120008438 gene encoding patatin-like protein 2 isoform X2 codes for MATPLTLKTGDINAQAVEIIKSPLQAPTYGDIITVLSIDGGGIRGIIPGIILAFLESELQRLDGEDARLADYFDVISGTSTGGLVTAMLTAPNENNRPLFAAKDIKDFYLDHCPKIFPQDGVPFGSAGKLVKSLSGPKYDGKYLHKLVKEKLGDIKLHQTLTNVVIPTFDIKRLQPTIFSSYMVKNNSNPLKDACLSDICIATSAAPTYLPSYYFKTQDSNGGEREYNLVDGGVAANNPALIAISEVTKEITRGNTDLSHIKPVDYGRFLVISLGTGGAKNEEKYDAEEAAGWGVLSWLTADNSTPLINIFSEASSDLVDYHISTIFQALHHHENYLRIQDDTLKGDESSVDVATDKNLEALVQVGEKLLKKPVSRVNLETGISEPATQVTNEEALKKLAKLLSREKQLREIRSPKVNAARSK; via the exons ATGGCAACTCCTCTAACCCTCAAAACTGGAGACATCAATGCTCAGGCAGTTGAGATCATTAAATCACCCCTTCAGGCTCCAACTTATGGAGACATCATCACTGTCCTCAGCATTGATGGAGGTGGAATTAGAGGAATCATACCAGGAATCATCCTAGCCTTCTTGGAGTCTGAGCTTCAG AGACTGGATGGTGAGGATGCAAGACTTGCAGACTATTTTGACGTGATATCTGGAACAAGTACCGGTGGCCTTGTGACAGCGATGCTAACGGCCCCCAATGAGAATAATCGCCCTTTGTTTGCTGCTAAGGATATCAAGGATTTCTATCTTGATCACTGCCCCAAAATCTTCCCCCAAGATGG TGTACCGTTTGGTTCTGCTGGAAAACTGGTCAAATCTCTGTCCGGACCGAAATACGACGGCAAGTATCTGCACAAGCTTGTCAAGGAAAAATTAGGAGACataaaattgcaccaaactttGACAAATGTTGTTATTCCGACTTTTGACATCAAGAGACTGCAACCAACCATCTTCTCCAGCTACATG GTGAAGAACAACTCCAACCCATTGAAAGACGCTTGTCTCTCGGACATATGCATCGCAACTTCAGCTGCTCCAACTTATCTTCCCTCGTATTATTTCAAAACCCAGGACTCCAATGGAGGGGAGAGGGAATACAATCTTGTTGATGGTGGTGTCGCTGCTAACAATCCG GCTTTGATTGCGATCAGCGAAGTAACAAAGGAAATCACAAGAGGCAATACTGACTTGAGCCACATAAAGCCAGTAGATTATGGTAGGTTCCTGGTTATATCATTAGGAACTGGTGGAGCCAAGAATGAAGAGAAGTATGATGCAGAAGAAGCAGCTGGTTGGGGTGTCTTAAGTTGGTTGACTGCTGATAATTCAACTCCTTTAATCAATATTTTCAGTGAAGCCAGTAGCGATCTCGTTGACTACCACATTTCGACCATTTTCCAAGCCCTTCACCACCATGAGAATTATCTTCGCATTCAG GATGATACTTTAAAAGGAGATGAGTCTTCTGTGGATGTTGCAACAGATAAGAACTTGGAGGCACTTGTACAAGTTGGTGAGAAATTGTTGAAGAAACCAGTGTCTAGGGTTAATCTTGAGACTGGTATCTCTGAACCTGCAACTCAGGTTACAAACGAAGAGGCTCTTAAGAA GTTGGCAAAATTACTCTCAAGAGAGAAGCAGCTTCGTGAGATAAGGTCACCCAAAGTCAACGCTGCTAGATCCAAGTGA